In one window of Alphaproteobacteria bacterium DNA:
- the atpD gene encoding F0F1 ATP synthase subunit beta: MSNSVGRITQVIGAVIDVQFEGELPSILSALETDNQGNRLVLEVAQHLGENTVRTVAMDSTEGLVRGAEVRDTGQPIQVPVGRETLGRIINVVGEPIDNRGPIKVKQTAPIHAPAPDFVDQSTEAEILTTGIKVVDLLAPYAKGGKIGLFGGAGVGKTVIIMELINNIAKAHGGFSVFAGVGERTREGNDLYHEMIESGVIDLDGDESKAALIYGQMNEPPGARQRVALSGLTVAEYFRDQEGQDVLFFVDNIFRFTQAGSEVSALLGRIPSAVGYQPTLATDMGNLQERITTTNKGSITSVQAIYVPADDLTDPAPATSFSHLDATTVLSRQIAELGIYPAVDPLDSTSRMLDPRIVGEEHYAVARRVQEILQTYKSLQDIIAILGMDELSEEDKLTVARARKIQRFLSQPFFVAEVFTGTAGKLVSLEDTIAGFKSICDGECDDMPEASFYMVGDLDEAREKTKEMAAEAA; the protein is encoded by the coding sequence ATGAGTAACTCTGTCGGACGCATAACCCAGGTGATAGGCGCCGTGATTGATGTGCAGTTCGAAGGTGAACTGCCGTCAATCCTGAGTGCGTTAGAAACCGATAACCAGGGCAACCGCCTAGTGTTGGAAGTGGCCCAGCATCTGGGCGAGAATACGGTACGCACCGTGGCTATGGATTCCACCGAGGGCCTAGTCCGCGGTGCCGAGGTCCGCGACACGGGCCAACCCATACAGGTGCCCGTGGGCCGTGAGACGCTGGGCCGCATCATCAATGTCGTGGGCGAGCCGATCGACAACCGAGGCCCGATCAAGGTAAAGCAAACGGCGCCAATCCATGCCCCTGCGCCCGATTTCGTCGACCAGTCGACCGAGGCCGAGATTCTGACCACGGGCATCAAGGTCGTGGACCTGCTGGCGCCATATGCCAAGGGTGGCAAGATCGGCCTGTTCGGTGGTGCTGGCGTGGGCAAGACCGTGATCATCATGGAGCTGATCAACAACATCGCCAAGGCGCATGGCGGGTTCTCGGTGTTTGCCGGTGTGGGTGAGCGTACGCGTGAGGGTAACGATCTTTACCACGAAATGATTGAATCTGGCGTTATCGACCTCGATGGTGACGAATCCAAGGCGGCTCTGATTTACGGCCAGATGAACGAGCCGCCCGGCGCGCGTCAGCGCGTCGCACTGAGCGGCCTGACGGTGGCCGAGTATTTTCGTGACCAAGAAGGCCAGGACGTGCTCTTTTTCGTCGATAACATATTCCGTTTCACCCAGGCGGGCTCAGAAGTGTCGGCGCTGCTCGGCCGCATTCCGAGCGCGGTGGGTTATCAGCCGACACTGGCCACCGACATGGGCAACCTGCAGGAGCGCATCACCACCACCAACAAGGGCTCGATCACCTCGGTGCAGGCGATTTACGTTCCGGCAGACGATCTCACCGATCCAGCGCCGGCGACCTCGTTCAGCCATCTTGATGCGACCACGGTGTTGAGCCGCCAGATCGCCGAGCTCGGCATCTACCCCGCGGTCGACCCGCTCGATTCCACCTCGCGTATGCTCGATCCGCGCATCGTCGGCGAGGAGCATTACGCGGTGGCGCGCCGGGTGCAGGAGATTTTGCAGACCTATAAGTCGCTGCAGGACATCATCGCCATTCTGGGCATGGACGAGCTGTCGGAAGAGGATAAGCTCACCGTTGCCCGGGCACGCAAAATCCAGCGCTTCCTTTCGCAGCCCTTCTTCGTGGCTGAGGTCTTCACTGGTACCGCCGGTAAGCTAGTCTCGTTGGAAGACACCATCGCCGGCTTTAAGTCGATCTGTGACGGCGAATGCGACGACATGCCTGAGGCATCATTTTACATGGTCGGTGACCTTGACGAGGCGCGTGAAAAGACTAAGGAGATGGCGGCAGAGGCCGCCTGA
- the atpC gene encoding ATP synthase F1 subunit epsilon produces MADAENKVAFELVSPEKLLISRQVDMVVVPGEEGDFGVLPGHASVIAGLRDWVLEIHDAGEVSDRLFLSRGFAEVTPERCTVLAEEALLLSDIDSAGAEASVTRAERALEDAGDDEARAEAETKLTRAQALVEALSYFKTGV; encoded by the coding sequence ATGGCGGATGCCGAAAATAAGGTAGCCTTCGAACTCGTTTCGCCCGAGAAGCTGCTGATCTCGCGCCAGGTAGACATGGTGGTGGTGCCGGGTGAAGAAGGTGACTTCGGCGTTCTTCCCGGCCACGCGTCAGTGATAGCAGGTCTGCGCGACTGGGTGCTCGAAATCCACGACGCCGGCGAGGTCAGCGACCGCTTGTTCCTCTCGCGCGGCTTCGCCGAAGTGACGCCTGAGCGTTGCACGGTGTTGGCTGAGGAGGCTTTGCTGCTCTCCGATATCGACAGCGCCGGCGCCGAAGCGTCCGTGACCCGCGCTGAGCGGGCGTTGGAAGACGCCGGCGATGATGAGGCGCGCGCGGAGGCTGAGACCAAACTGACCCGCGCCCAAGCACTCGTCGAGGCGTTGAGTTACTTTAAGACCGGCGTTTAA
- a CDS encoding RNA pyrophosphohydrolase, translating into MSADDRPYRLCVGVMLLNAQGCTFVGWRKGMRRSAWQMPQGGINKGESPHNAALRELAEETGVQAVDILGESDDWHHYELPRAISGKAWRGRYRGQKQKWFAMRFLGQDSDVNLETHHPEFEDWRWIEPERLPELVVSFKRAVYEAVIEEFRPIIESLRTD; encoded by the coding sequence ATGAGCGCTGACGACCGCCCCTACCGGCTCTGCGTCGGCGTGATGCTGCTGAATGCTCAGGGTTGCACCTTCGTCGGCTGGCGCAAAGGCATGCGGCGGTCAGCTTGGCAGATGCCCCAGGGCGGCATCAACAAGGGGGAATCACCACACAACGCGGCGCTGCGCGAGCTGGCCGAGGAGACCGGCGTACAAGCCGTCGATATTCTCGGAGAGAGCGATGACTGGCATCATTACGAGCTGCCGCGAGCCATCTCGGGCAAAGCTTGGCGTGGGCGCTACCGCGGTCAGAAGCAGAAATGGTTCGCGATGCGTTTTCTCGGTCAGGATTCCGACGTGAATCTGGAAACCCATCATCCCGAGTTTGAGGACTGGCGCTGGATCGAGCCCGAACGCCTGCCCGAGCTGGTAGTCTCGTTCAAGCGCGCCGTCTACGAGGCCGTGATTGAGGAGTTCCGACCCATCATCGAAAGCTTGCGGACAGATTAA
- a CDS encoding S41 family peptidase — MIRKLLIAGAGVVTFLGIASAAWAANSDTYRQLNLFGDVFERVRSEFVEEVTDEELIRAAVEGMLQTLDPHSSYMPPRDFKDMQVQTRGEFGGLGIEVTMENGLVKVVSPIDDTPASRAGILSGDMISHIDGEQVLGLTLSETVERMRGPIDSEITITVLRESEPAPFDVHLVRNVVKIRSVRWRREDDVGYVRITSFTEQTQDGLREGIAKLRHEIGDRMKGLVLDLRNNPGGLLDQAISVSDSFLDQGEIVSTRGRRSDSAQRYNAELGDLTDGLPMVVLINSGSASASEIVAGALQDHRRAVVLGTRSFGKGSVQTIIPLPGNGAMRLTTARYYTPSGRSIQATGIEPDITVERTLLEAVEDSDQRRESDLRGALDAPADGDAEPTDEGTSGDVDVEAEPDAEAPPTEARSGMDSGLIDFQLQRALDLLTGVALFDKKA, encoded by the coding sequence ATGATCCGCAAGTTGCTAATCGCCGGTGCCGGCGTTGTTACATTTCTGGGTATCGCCAGTGCCGCCTGGGCGGCCAATTCCGATACCTATCGCCAGCTCAACCTGTTTGGCGACGTATTCGAGCGCGTGCGCTCGGAATTTGTCGAGGAAGTGACCGACGAGGAGTTGATCCGCGCCGCCGTCGAGGGCATGTTGCAGACGCTCGATCCTCATTCGAGCTACATGCCACCACGTGACTTCAAGGACATGCAGGTGCAAACTCGCGGCGAGTTCGGCGGGCTCGGCATCGAGGTCACGATGGAGAACGGCCTGGTCAAGGTGGTCTCGCCGATCGATGACACTCCAGCCTCACGCGCGGGTATTCTCTCAGGCGATATGATCAGCCATATCGATGGCGAACAGGTGCTCGGTCTAACCCTGTCCGAAACAGTCGAGCGCATGCGCGGCCCAATTGACTCCGAGATCACCATTACCGTATTGCGCGAAAGCGAGCCGGCGCCATTCGACGTTCATCTGGTCCGCAACGTGGTCAAGATCCGCTCAGTGCGCTGGCGCCGCGAAGACGATGTCGGCTATGTGCGCATCACCTCGTTTACCGAACAAACCCAGGACGGGCTCAGGGAAGGTATCGCCAAGCTGCGCCACGAGATCGGCGACCGGATGAAAGGCCTGGTGCTCGACCTGCGCAACAATCCGGGTGGTCTGCTTGATCAGGCTATCTCGGTTTCCGACAGCTTCCTCGACCAAGGCGAGATCGTGTCCACGCGCGGGCGGCGCAGCGACAGCGCCCAGCGCTATAATGCAGAGCTTGGCGACCTGACCGACGGCCTGCCTATGGTGGTGCTGATCAACAGCGGTTCGGCATCGGCCTCTGAGATCGTCGCGGGTGCGCTGCAGGACCATCGCCGTGCGGTGGTGCTCGGCACGCGCTCCTTCGGCAAGGGCTCGGTGCAAACGATCATTCCGCTGCCAGGCAACGGCGCCATGCGTTTAACCACAGCGCGCTATTACACGCCGTCGGGGCGCTCGATCCAGGCGACCGGCATTGAGCCCGATATCACCGTCGAGAGGACCTTGCTCGAAGCGGTGGAGGACAGTGACCAGCGGCGCGAGTCGGACCTGCGCGGCGCTCTCGATGCTCCTGCGGACGGCGACGCCGAGCCGACCGATGAGGGAACGTCGGGGGATGTGGATGTTGAAGCCGAGCCCGATGCCGAAGCACCGCCGACCGAGGCGCGCTCCGGCATGGACAGCGGATTGATCGACTTTCAGTTGCAGCGTGCGCTCGACCTATTAACGGGCGTGGCGCTTTTCGACAAGAAGGCATGA
- a CDS encoding peptidoglycan DD-metalloendopeptidase family protein translates to MRQDERRRRPLLAAALAATVSTAPTDGLTQESSGNTGRTLDAVERALEEGGAREAALDREAHAVAAEIATIRGQLINTAAAVQEQETRLGDSERALADIEARQTTAKAAYTRHRAGLESALAALTWVARTPPSAMLGRPAEWANTVRSIVLLDSVVPELQHRSIALAEELRALEVLRLAGAQAKQNLADANALYNSEQTQLHHLLERKSSLQAAMVAERRDLAAEMLVLAAKAEDLKSLVERITVEQAARRETLDEPSTIALTEPGASLAPAAPTKVVALPAAPGSSLPYPTHGQVVEHFGEPLAAGGASLGIRIEVRPGAQVVAPRAGSVVFAGPFRNYGQLLIVQHAGGYHTLLAGFSRVDAMVGQWLGAGEPVGSVAVSSDGPTLLYVEIRHGGEPIDPIPWLASGERKVSG, encoded by the coding sequence GTGCGGCAGGATGAGCGCCGGCGTCGACCGCTTCTCGCCGCGGCGCTAGCCGCGACAGTTTCCACCGCGCCGACAGACGGCCTGACACAAGAGAGCAGCGGCAACACGGGCCGGACCCTCGATGCCGTCGAGCGCGCGTTGGAAGAAGGAGGGGCGCGCGAGGCAGCGCTTGACCGGGAGGCCCATGCGGTCGCTGCCGAGATCGCGACGATCCGCGGGCAGCTTATCAACACCGCCGCGGCCGTCCAAGAGCAGGAGACCCGTCTCGGTGACAGCGAGCGCGCGCTGGCCGATATCGAAGCGCGACAGACGACCGCCAAAGCCGCCTATACCCGGCATCGCGCTGGCCTCGAATCGGCATTGGCAGCGCTGACGTGGGTCGCTCGCACCCCGCCGAGCGCAATGCTCGGAAGACCTGCTGAGTGGGCCAATACAGTGCGCAGCATCGTCCTCCTCGATAGCGTGGTGCCGGAGCTCCAACACCGCTCCATCGCCCTAGCGGAGGAGCTGCGAGCCTTGGAGGTCTTGCGGCTGGCAGGCGCCCAGGCTAAGCAAAACCTCGCTGATGCCAACGCCCTTTACAACAGCGAACAGACCCAGCTGCACCACTTGCTGGAGCGCAAGTCAAGCCTGCAAGCGGCCATGGTGGCCGAACGCCGGGATCTGGCGGCGGAAATGCTGGTGCTGGCGGCAAAAGCCGAGGACCTAAAATCGCTGGTCGAGCGCATCACCGTGGAACAGGCGGCTAGGCGCGAAACTCTGGATGAGCCTTCCACCATCGCGCTTACCGAGCCCGGCGCCAGCCTGGCCCCGGCGGCACCAACAAAGGTGGTCGCCCTACCCGCAGCGCCTGGGTCGAGCCTGCCCTATCCTACCCATGGCCAAGTGGTCGAGCATTTCGGCGAGCCCCTCGCAGCGGGTGGCGCTAGTCTTGGTATCCGCATTGAGGTTCGCCCCGGTGCCCAAGTTGTGGCCCCGCGCGCGGGCTCTGTGGTTTTCGCCGGCCCGTTCCGCAACTATGGGCAACTCTTGATCGTACAGCATGCGGGCGGATATCATACGCTCTTAGCTGGATTCTCCCGTGTTGACGCCATGGTCGGACAATGGCTTGGAGCGGGAGAGCCTGTCGGCAGTGTAGCGGTTTCCTCCGATGGCCCTACGCTTCTATATGTCGAGATTCGTCATGGCGGCGAACCCATAGATCCGATCCCATGGCTCGCGTCAGGTGAACGAAAGGTCAGTGGATGA
- the gpmI gene encoding 2,3-bisphosphoglycerate-independent phosphoglycerate mutase, producing the protein MASSPVVLCILDGWGDGTASSDNAIAVGATPTWDRWRATRPCSQLDASAIAVGLPAAQMGNSEVGHMNIGAGRVVLQDLSRIDAAVADGFLCTMPALTDFMTKLNRSGGACHLFGLLSPGGVHSHQDHMVVLARALSAAGIPVRAHALLDGRDTPPRSADGFIAAFEAEIADLPDVSLTSLCGRYYAMDRDMRWQRTETAYNAYVLAEGRRLETAAAAISANYAKGVSDEFVLPTLIADAVPMSDGDGILMANFRADRVRQILTALLDPEFDAFVRRHRVTFAAALGMTRYAAALDALLGTIFTPLDLSSTLGETVAAAGLRQLRVAETEKYAHVTFFLDGGCENEHEGERRVLIPSPQVPTYDLKPEMSAAEVTDVVVATLDNGEAELVVVNYANPDMVGHTGNMSAAKRAVETVDVCLARIETAVQQAGGMLLVTADHGNVEQMRDPETGEPHTAHTLNKVPLVLACGTAEGLEDGSLADVAPTVLAMMGLAVPAEMSGHSLLALAAPKPQRSAAG; encoded by the coding sequence ATGGCAAGCTCACCTGTCGTTCTATGTATTCTCGACGGCTGGGGTGATGGGACCGCGAGCAGCGACAATGCCATCGCCGTGGGTGCCACGCCGACCTGGGACCGCTGGCGCGCGACGCGCCCCTGCAGCCAGCTCGACGCCTCGGCCATCGCCGTCGGTCTGCCCGCAGCCCAGATGGGTAATTCCGAAGTTGGTCACATGAACATCGGCGCCGGGCGTGTAGTCCTCCAGGATCTGTCGCGCATTGACGCGGCCGTGGCAGACGGATTTCTCTGTACCATGCCGGCGCTGACGGATTTCATGACCAAGCTCAACCGAAGCGGCGGCGCTTGTCACCTGTTCGGACTGCTTTCGCCGGGCGGCGTGCATTCCCATCAGGACCACATGGTGGTGCTTGCCCGGGCGCTGTCTGCCGCCGGCATTCCGGTGCGTGCGCATGCGCTGCTCGACGGCCGCGATACACCGCCACGCAGCGCGGACGGCTTTATCGCTGCATTCGAGGCCGAAATCGCAGACCTGCCCGATGTCTCGCTAACCAGCCTGTGCGGGCGCTATTACGCCATGGATCGCGACATGCGTTGGCAACGCACTGAAACTGCCTACAACGCCTACGTGCTGGCCGAGGGACGCCGCTTGGAAACTGCCGCAGCGGCAATTTCTGCCAACTACGCCAAGGGTGTGAGCGACGAGTTCGTGTTGCCAACGCTGATCGCAGATGCGGTGCCCATGTCAGATGGTGACGGCATACTGATGGCGAATTTTCGTGCCGACCGCGTCCGCCAGATCCTGACCGCCTTGCTCGACCCGGAATTTGATGCCTTCGTGCGGCGTCACCGCGTCACTTTCGCCGCAGCGCTCGGCATGACCCGTTATGCCGCGGCGCTCGATGCCCTACTCGGTACCATATTCACGCCGCTCGACCTCAGCAGCACCCTCGGCGAGACCGTCGCCGCCGCCGGCTTGCGACAACTGCGCGTCGCCGAGACCGAAAAATATGCCCATGTGACGTTTTTTCTCGATGGCGGTTGCGAGAACGAGCACGAAGGCGAACGCCGCGTTCTCATCCCCTCACCGCAGGTCCCGACCTACGACCTCAAGCCGGAGATGTCTGCGGCAGAGGTGACGGACGTTGTGGTGGCCACACTGGATAATGGCGAAGCCGAGCTGGTGGTGGTCAACTACGCCAACCCCGACATGGTCGGCCACACAGGCAACATGAGCGCGGCCAAGCGCGCGGTCGAAACGGTAGACGTATGCCTCGCCCGTATCGAGACGGCGGTGCAGCAAGCCGGCGGCATGCTGTTGGTCACAGCGGACCACGGCAATGTCGAGCAAATGCGCGATCCGGAAACCGGTGAACCTCATACGGCGCATACACTTAACAAAGTACCGCTGGTGCTCGCCTGCGGCACGGCGGAAGGTCTTGAGGACGGCAGCCTAGCGGATGTCGCACCGACGGTGCTTGCCATGATGGGCCTCGCAGTGCCAGCCGAGATGTCCGGGCATTCTCTGCTCGCCCTCGCCGCACCTAAGCCCCAGCGCAGTGCGGCAGGATGA
- the rsfS gene encoding ribosome silencing factor, with protein sequence MRAEAVRLLATGSLEEDQAEDVTVIDLVGKTTITDTMIIASGRSHRHVVAIAEHLVECLKKSGFRPVGTEGLAQGDWVLIDAGDVIVHVFRPEVRDFYNLEKMWSMPLPEIATQ encoded by the coding sequence TTGCGTGCCGAAGCAGTCCGCCTGCTTGCCACCGGCTCGCTCGAGGAAGACCAGGCTGAGGACGTGACCGTCATCGACCTCGTCGGCAAGACAACCATCACCGATACCATGATCATCGCCAGCGGCCGCTCCCATCGGCATGTTGTAGCGATCGCCGAACATCTCGTCGAGTGCTTGAAGAAGAGCGGTTTTAGACCCGTCGGCACTGAGGGCCTGGCCCAAGGTGACTGGGTGCTGATCGACGCCGGCGATGTCATCGTTCATGTCTTTCGTCCAGAAGTCCGTGACTTCTACAATTTAGAAAAGATGTGGTCGATGCCGCTGCCCGAGATAGCCACCCAGTAG
- a CDS encoding nicotinate-nucleotide adenylyltransferase → MAGELARLGRARRVGLLGGSYNPAHAAHRRISLRAVRLLRLDEVWWLVSPQNPLKGSSEMAPLAARLAQARRCAGHGPIRVTAIEAALGTRFSHDTVRILRRRLPKARFVWIMGADNLAQLHAWHRWPELLRIVPVAIFARPTYSLRAFRSPAAKRFARFRKPARKATSLVGAPAPAWAFVGGALDPLSATAIRQAGTWSDGAIKKRSVT, encoded by the coding sequence ATCGCCGGCGAGTTGGCGCGGCTCGGCAGAGCCCGGCGCGTGGGCCTGCTTGGAGGCTCGTACAATCCCGCCCATGCCGCGCATCGGCGCATCAGCCTGCGGGCCGTGCGCCTGTTGCGGCTCGATGAAGTGTGGTGGCTGGTCTCGCCGCAGAACCCGTTGAAAGGGAGCAGCGAGATGGCGCCGTTGGCCGCACGCCTGGCCCAGGCCCGACGCTGCGCTGGCCATGGCCCGATCCGCGTCACGGCGATTGAAGCGGCCCTCGGAACCCGCTTTTCACATGATACGGTCCGCATCCTTCGCCGACGCCTGCCGAAGGCCCGTTTCGTATGGATCATGGGCGCCGACAACCTGGCCCAACTGCATGCCTGGCACCGCTGGCCGGAGTTGCTACGCATTGTCCCCGTTGCGATTTTTGCCCGCCCGACCTATTCTCTGAGAGCGTTTAGGTCACCGGCAGCAAAGCGATTCGCGAGGTTTCGCAAGCCTGCAAGAAAGGCTACCAGTCTGGTCGGAGCGCCAGCGCCAGCATGGGCGTTCGTAGGCGGCGCCCTCGATCCTCTCTCGGCGACGGCAATACGGCAGGCCGGGACCTGGAGCGACGGTGCAATTAAGAAGAGGAGCGTAACATAA
- a CDS encoding glutamate-5-semialdehyde dehydrogenase produces the protein MSDGSENITAMMRTLGEAAKDAAATLARTSTETKNVALRAAAEAMRADTKTLIEANAQDIEAARARGMTDALLDRLALDPARGESIAAGLEAVADLPDPVGLKIDEWKRPNGLRIGRVRVPLGVIGIIYESRPNVTADAGCLCLKSGNAAILRGGSESFHSSRAIHATLVQGLKVASLPEACIQLVPTRDRAAVGEMLTMVDYIDVLVPRGGKSLVARVAEESRVPVLKHLDGICHVYVDGAAEADMAESICLNAKLRRTSICGAAETVLVDKAAAAEILPQLVKSFLDAGCEVRGDAETRAVDDRVIVANSEDWDAEYLDAIIAIKTVDGVDEAIAHIDAHGSHHTDSIITEDKEAAERFLDRVDSGIVLHNASTQFADGGEFGMGAEIGISTGKLHARGPVGLEQLTSYKYVVHGSGQTRS, from the coding sequence ATGAGCGACGGCAGCGAAAACATCACTGCCATGATGCGGACCCTGGGCGAAGCCGCCAAAGACGCTGCAGCGACGCTCGCGCGGACCTCGACCGAGACCAAGAACGTGGCCTTGCGTGCCGCTGCCGAGGCCATGCGAGCCGACACAAAAACCCTGATTGAAGCCAACGCTCAGGACATTGAAGCGGCCCGCGCACGCGGTATGACGGATGCGCTGCTCGACCGTCTGGCGCTCGATCCAGCACGCGGCGAGAGCATTGCCGCAGGGCTGGAGGCGGTTGCTGACCTACCCGATCCGGTCGGCCTCAAGATCGACGAATGGAAGCGCCCAAACGGCCTCAGGATCGGCCGCGTGCGGGTGCCGCTCGGTGTCATCGGTATCATCTACGAATCGCGACCCAATGTGACGGCAGACGCCGGCTGTCTATGCCTCAAGTCTGGCAATGCGGCTATTCTGCGCGGCGGCTCGGAAAGCTTCCATTCCTCGCGCGCCATCCACGCGACGCTGGTGCAGGGGCTCAAGGTTGCCAGCCTGCCCGAAGCCTGTATCCAGCTCGTGCCCACGCGCGATCGCGCCGCGGTGGGCGAAATGCTGACCATGGTGGACTATATCGACGTGCTGGTGCCGCGCGGCGGCAAGTCGCTGGTAGCGCGCGTCGCCGAAGAGAGCCGGGTGCCCGTACTCAAGCATCTCGACGGCATCTGCCACGTCTATGTCGATGGCGCGGCAGAGGCCGATATGGCGGAATCCATCTGCCTCAACGCCAAGCTGCGGCGCACCAGCATTTGCGGCGCGGCCGAGACCGTACTAGTCGACAAAGCGGCGGCGGCGGAGATTTTACCGCAGTTGGTCAAGAGCTTCCTGGACGCGGGCTGCGAGGTGCGTGGCGATGCCGAGACGCGAGCGGTGGATGACCGGGTCATAGTCGCTAACAGCGAGGATTGGGATGCTGAATATCTCGACGCCATCATCGCTATCAAGACGGTCGATGGCGTGGACGAGGCGATCGCCCATATAGACGCGCATGGCTCGCATCACACCGACAGCATCATCACCGAGGATAAAGAAGCGGCTGAGCGCTTCCTCGACCGCGTCGACAGCGGCATCGTGCTGCACAACGCCTCGACCCAGTTCGCCGACGGCGGTGAGTTCGGCATGGGAGCCGAGATCGGCATCTCCACTGGCAAGCTGCATGCACGTGGGCCGGTCGGGCTGGAGCAGCTGACCAGCTACAAATACGTCGTCCACGGCAGCGGACAAACCCGATCCTGA
- the proB gene encoding glutamate 5-kinase, with amino-acid sequence MNENRLAAARRVVIKIGSSLLTEVDDGSLREDWLAALAEDIAAWRSRHREVVVVSSGAIAVGRRALGITGATLKLEEKQACAAVGQIRLAHAYQAALDRHGITVAQVLLTLEDSEHRRRYLNARSTIDQLLGMNALPLINENDTVATAEIRFGDNDRLAARVAQMASADVLVLLSDIDGLYTADPAHDTGAERLEEITAITPEIEAMAGGSRNYEGSGGMITKLAAARITTGAGCHMVIAKGAASHCLRDLEQGAACTWFVAAGEPRTARKHWIAGTLQPQGALVIDDGAARALARGRSLLPAGVAVAEGRFERGDLVLVRDHEGRELGRGLCAYGSEDAARIAGHKSREIEYILGYRGREEMIHRDDLVLVLDTSGENR; translated from the coding sequence ATGAACGAGAACCGCCTCGCTGCCGCCCGTCGGGTGGTGATCAAAATCGGCTCTTCCCTGTTAACCGAGGTGGATGACGGTTCCCTGCGCGAAGATTGGCTGGCGGCGCTCGCCGAAGACATCGCGGCGTGGCGGTCGCGCCACCGCGAGGTAGTGGTAGTCTCATCCGGCGCCATCGCCGTCGGTCGCCGTGCCCTCGGCATCACCGGCGCAACCCTCAAGCTTGAGGAGAAGCAGGCCTGTGCCGCGGTCGGCCAGATTCGTCTCGCCCATGCCTATCAGGCAGCGCTCGACCGTCACGGCATCACCGTGGCGCAGGTGCTACTTACGCTAGAAGATTCCGAGCACCGGCGGCGCTATCTCAACGCCCGCAGCACCATCGACCAGTTGCTCGGAATGAACGCCCTACCCCTGATCAACGAGAACGACACGGTGGCGACAGCCGAGATCCGTTTCGGCGATAATGACCGCCTTGCAGCGCGCGTGGCACAGATGGCAAGCGCCGACGTGCTAGTACTGCTCTCAGATATCGACGGCCTCTACACCGCTGACCCTGCGCACGACACCGGCGCCGAGCGGTTAGAGGAAATCACCGCCATCACGCCGGAGATCGAAGCCATGGCCGGCGGCAGCCGCAACTACGAGGGCTCGGGCGGCATGATCACGAAGCTCGCCGCCGCACGCATCACCACAGGCGCGGGCTGCCACATGGTGATCGCCAAAGGCGCTGCCAGCCATTGCCTGCGTGACCTGGAACAGGGTGCAGCCTGCACTTGGTTTGTGGCGGCCGGAGAGCCACGCACGGCGCGCAAGCATTGGATCGCCGGCACGCTGCAGCCACAAGGCGCGTTGGTGATCGACGACGGCGCAGCACGGGCCCTCGCCAGGGGCCGCAGCTTGTTGCCGGCAGGTGTCGCCGTGGCGGAGGGGCGCTTCGAGCGCGGTGATCTGGTTCTCGTGCGCGACCACGAAGGCCGCGAACTAGGCCGAGGCCTCTGCGCCTATGGCAGCGAGGACGCGGCGCGTATCGCCGGCCACAAAAGCCGTGAAATCGAGTATATCCTTGGCTATCGTGGCCGCGAGGAGATGATTCACCGGGACGATCTGGTGCTTGTTCTGGATACCTCAGGAGAAAACAGATGA